ACATTGAATTGTATGTCACTGAATCTTTATATGGGGCTGTGTTTAATAGAAGTTCGGAGTGATCAAGGTTGTTGGACTTAATATGGGCGGAGATTATGGCGTTCCAAGTGAAGACGTTTCGGTCAGGCATTTCGTCGAACAGCTTGCTGCAGGCGTCTTTGATGAGGCCATGTTTGGAGTATAAGTGTATGAGCTGGTTGTATGCGAATATTGTTGGGTTATTGCCAGattaaatgataataataataataataataataataataattattattattattattattattattattattattattatatattctttttctttttgaatccctgtgttttatatgttttatagggttaatttggtcatttaacaaaacttaacaacaaaattataactgggttagaaatttggactcaaatggttaaagaaaatgcttatagggactcaggtcgttaaactttttgcttttggactcaactagttaaaacctataaaacacagggactcaaaaagtaatttaccctatatttatttattttttataatttttatacaAGTGTAACTCATACATTCATCTAATCAACTCATAATTCTACATCACAGTCATATGAATAGAAAGACTCGAAAAACCTCAAAGAGAAAAACACCATTTAGTACACTAAGATATCGGGCTGAATATCATTTGataaataaaagagtaaactgccattttggtccatatggtttgggcacttttgtcattttagtcaaaatctcaaactttttaaatttgggtatctgtggtttcacttttattgccattttagtccaaaattcaaaaactcttttttttactgttgcaacctgcctattttgtctttttgtgcaggggtatttttgtcCAACTGATTTTCATTTAACATATTCTTAAATAATAAAACTAAATGAAAATCAGTTGGACAAAAATACCcctacaaaaaatacaaaataggcaggttgcaacagtaaaaaaagagtttttgaattttggactaaaatggcaataaaagtgaaaccacagggacctagatttaacaaatttgagatttggactaaaatggaaaagtgcccaaaccacaggaaccaaaatgacagtttactctaaataaaaaaaacaaaatataacgaACGAAATTCTTAATACTTAGTATTTATAACGTTTAAACGATCTTGTTTTTATTATTAAAAGTTAGttcttgtttttatttataaaatttgtgTACGTTTATTTATTCTCCACAAAGAAATAATCAAACTCGTGTTGAATATGTGGTTGTCGTTTATCATAGCAAAAAAGCTGCTAAACTGGAAATCCATTAACCTTTaacaattaataataaaataatttaacaaacaataatggtaacaaaataaaataaaatatcatAAAGGCCAAAGGGTTTTTAGTTCGAATGGGTTTTCATTCCAGCGTTTGTTATGTTGGAGAGTTCTGCTCTTGTGGTAGGATAATAACTGTCAAATAGCAACAAGCCAAACTCTGAAGCCATCATGAGCCTGGTTAAAACAACATAGTCTAGCCAAACCAAAGTGAAACAACAGAGCTCTCCAGTTTAAAAAATGAAGTGGCCAAACACAAGAAAATCGTCGTAAAAAggaactaataataataataataataaagggcAAAGGGTAGTTTGGTGAATTGGTGTTGGCGGGCATTTCGGCAGAATTAGTGATAATATAAAGATATAAACCCAACAAAGTGACTACATTCTTTCCTTAAAAACAGAAACAACAACACCAACAAACTTCTGATGAATGCAGAGATGAACGGCGGTGGTGTGAAGGCGGCGGTGGGTGATGAGAGCATAATAGATTATGTGTACAAGGTGGTGGTGATCGGTGATTCAGCGGTGGGGAAGACACAAGTGCTGTCAAGATTCACCAGAAATGAGTTCTGTTTGGACTCCAAATCCACCATCGGAGTTGAATTTCAGACCAGAACTTTGACTATTCAGTCTAAAGTTATCAAGGCTCAGATCTGGGATACTGCCGGTCAAGAAAGGTAAATCTTACTTACACTCCTTTTCTTTTGTTAAACCGGGGTGTTAAACGGGTTGTGTTTATGTTGATCCCCACAACCCATGAACATGGAAATTGGGATGGACTAAACCAATCGGGATATATGTATTCGCGGGTTGACATGAATGTTTACCAGAAGTTTTTACATTAGAGGGTCTTCGGTTTCTTATGAGTGAGATTACAATGGGTGGGTTAAAAATGTACAACAATTACTACAAACTAGTGAATGAAACTTGGAGATGTTAAAAACGTATATAATTTTAAATATTAGGTGTGAAATTGAATCTGTAAAAAACATTGTCATATACCACAAGTTGAATTAAGCTAACTAATATTCGTAACAAATCCAAATTAatagttatatatataatatagagttAAGTTTGCCTATAAACAGCGAAAagacatgaaaaaaaaaaaaaaaaaaacgcggtgacattttcgtaattatttgcttctagggtaattatcaaaattactctacaaataatcttgtagggtaattttgatcttgtagggtaattctgaaacttgtagagtaattttgatcttgtaagtaATTATAATATTCTACAAAATTAACCTACAAGATCataattaccatacaagatcatttgtaaagTAATCATGTTATtctacaaaattactctataatatcaaaattaccctacaagaacattttacaaaattaccttacaagatcaaaattaccctacaagattaaaattaccctacaagatcatttgtagggtaattttgataattactctacgagtaaataattacgaaaatgtcaccgcgttttttttaccttttcaccCTATTCGTATGTTTTGTATGATAAGGATacttgtatttgatcttttgtcataTATAACTAGGTTAGAAATCTATGTATTATACAAGTTGGATAGagaaaatattaaatagttagaAATGAATATTTAAGAATTATAAAACAATACTTTAAGATGAAATGATTTAAGAGTTAAACCTTTTATAATTAAGAAATAGAATATAAAGTGATGAAATAAGAAAAGCGGAAAAAATATTGGTCTCACAAAATTGGACACTTTGACGCAACCtgttagttatttattatttgttgGGGTTTTTGGTTAAATTTACAAAGCCCGAAGTTAAAGTGGAGCTTCACTTGAAAGTGAAGTGTTCGAGCCATAGGgtcttgaaaaagaaaaagaaaaaaaaaagttatctGTTAGGTGTGGATGTTTAATTTCGTAGGAAAATTGAATGAGGCCCTGCTATTAAATTTTGGCAGGCCCTCTTAACTATGTTTGCATGACCAGATTTAATAATGTCTAATATACCCATAACCCATTCCTCTCTTTAATATATCTCGATGTTCTTTCGCTCTTTCCTGAGTTCACTTacactgtgttccagagtttactaacggaaggaaaggaaaggaaacaaaaagaaagtaaaaatattttgtgttccagagtttcatttaaggaaggaaaagaaaggaaaataaaacatgtcgtgttcccgagtttcatttaaggaaggaaaagaaaggaaatgacGGGAAAGCTAGgctaaattctttaatttttctttccttccgattTGGGAGGAAACGGTGAGAAAGTCATCTTTTATTTTCCTTTCTCATCCCTTCCTTTCtcacttttgctttcttttcttatccctcgttaagttaactcgggaacagaGCGTTAAGGACGGAAATGATGGAAGCTAATTAAAAAGTTAGAAAACGAGTGTTACGTCAATGCACGTACGTAGTGGAGTTCGCCTCTCACTAACTAAGTCATTAAAAGTGTGTAATGGTTTGGCGCCCCCTTTCCTTGAGAACGTCACCATTCCAACACATCACTCCGGACACTCCCTTTTCATGCGcgttacccccccccccccccccccctaatgctGTCGGGGAAGGGTGTTTAGTGCCGATTGAGATAAGATGGCCAGTGGCTTGATGCCGAACTACACATAACCTAGATAAGATAAAACTAAGGTAGTTGAAAGAAAACACAATTCCAATCAATTCATCTAATTTTGCTTCAAAAGTAGATTTATATATTACTTTCTACCAAACACTACATAGCAAAAGCACATGATCTTCCACAGAATTACCAAACTACAATTCAAACATCTAAATCCCAAAACAAATTACTAAAAAAGGACATGTAAATCTTATTAACAATTGTCACATCATTGAACTAACATAGCAAACTTTTCAATTCCTTGACTTCTAAGTTATGATTAAATCAAGCCTCGATAGTTTCATGTGGGCAATTTGTGTTGTAAATCTTATTAACAATTGGCACATCATTCAACTAACATAGCGTACTTTTAAATTCCTTAACTTCTAAGCTATGATTAAATCAAGGCTCCATAGTTCTATGTTGACAATTTGTGTTCTTGGAGGCTTCATATGCGAACGGACCCACGATGAAAACATCAAACAACAGAAGTGGTGTTGGCAGCTTGGACCCAACTAATAATCACTAAATTTTGACATTCCAAACTTATGTGctgttaatatattattaatactAATTAATGTGGTTTGAGCGTCTATACCATCACTTAAGTTCATGTTGTAATCCGTTGAGTTTGCTATAAATTAATGCGATTTTCTAACCCAACATGTTCTAACCTGATCCATTTTCGACTCGCTCTGACTAAAAGCTCTAGATCCCCATTTATTTCACATTTAAACTATATATAAAACTTGAATTCCATGATAAACAACAATACacattctattttttttttttaaacacgcCAATTCGTGAAAACTAACAATTTCCCATGAACCCGAACTGTTAAACTAAACGTGTTCATGAATCCTGCCTCAAACTAACTTGGACCCATCAACCCCAACCCCACAATTTCCGTTGTATACGTTTTTATGTAGTGTTAGAAATTCAAACCTTAGCTAAACTAGTAATCTCATGGCATGACTTGATTAGATAGAAGACGTTTATAAAACATCTAAATATCTAACATTACTTTAACGGAATTATGTATTGTTCATTTGTTCATACatattaatattatattcattTACAGTTGTATAAACGTAACACTAACACTTTACACTTAGTGTGATAATATGAAAACATTAATAAGCAACACTAATGATGTAGCAATGTTGGCATTTCCATGTGCATATGCCTTCCATGCCATCCTGTTTTGGCCCCATTTGGATTATAATTTATTTATACAACTTCCTTtagttaattatttttaattttcaaatttAATCATTCCTATCATAATATCACATATTTTGAGATAATTAACAACATCACGTATGGGCTAATTATAGATACCGAGCGGTAACAAGTGCATACTACAGAGGAGCATTGGGGGCAATGTTGTTGTACGATATAACCAAAAGAGATTCATTTGATCACGTTGCAAGATGGGTCGAAGAACTTCGGGCCCACGCAGATAACTCGATTGTCATCGCTTTGATAGGCAACAAAGTTGATCTGGAAGATAAGCGAGCGGTTCCATCTGAAGACGCGGTGGAGTTTGCAGAGAATCAAGGTTTGTATTTCTTTGAGACCTCCGCCCTCACCGGTGACAATGTGGAAGCTGCTTTTTTTAAGTTATTAGAGGAAATCTATTCTGTAGTTTCTAAGAAGAGTTTGGACCATGATGCCCGAAATGGGGATTCCATGATACTAAAGGGGTTAAAAATCGATGTCAATGGTGGTCCGGATTTGGAGATAAGCGAGATGAAAAAGTTGTCGTCTTGCTCGTGTTGAATACGACCTTGATCGAGTATGTTTCAACTAATTTTGGGTGTTGAAGTTATTTGTCGTGTGATGTGTTGGTTGTAGAGTTTGAAGTGAATCACGGAATTCATGCATGTAAACCACAAATAGTTAATGAAGAGTACATCAATGCACCCTTGGCCCAAACCTAGAGGATTTTAAATATTTGGGCCCTTAGCATCAATTTGGGCACGTTTTCTATATGGACCTGGCTCTAGTAAGTTTATAGGGTGGTCTTATAAAACATTTTTCAGAacttttaaaaatgtttttgatTTTATTACTAGTGTCTAACCTCTATCTATTCACTAGTGTGAATAGTTTGCTTGGTCCAAGCTTGTATGGTTTGATGTTTGGTGTGCAATTTGTGATATTTGAAGATACATATATGTAACATTGTTACCATAACTTCATATTTTATAAAACTTTTTGATAACATTGTTTATTTTAAGATTAATTCTTTCTAGTTTGTTTAAAGCATTTTAGCGGTActtatttaattatatataatccATTATTTCAAACAATCGAATCAAAGAGGCTGTAACAACCTAAGTAAATTGTGTCACAATATTGTCCATCTTACTCCTGATTAGTTGCCCCTCCACGATCTTATGGTTTTGTTTTCATCTGACGAATTGCTCGCTCAGGCACAACGCGTCCTGATAGAGAAGGTTTCAGCCCCATGTATAAGGAAGACTTCGTTCTCCTCCTCAACCGATGCGAGACTTATTGAAATGTTGAAAAGGTTTAAGATAAAACTTATGAGGATGAAACACCTAATTAGGGgaggggggtggtcactagtgatagaattctatcactcacaagcaccaatcaaattccgccatgtcatcgaccatttttccatcactcacaacctttttagtgggggtggtcatcactcaccaccacacccaacaatttccctccAACCAACAATTACACTCACAAAACAAAAGAATAACGCGTTGAAAAAATAACGAAAATGGAATCACGTGATGCTATAACGCGTTATAGCAAGGAGGCGGGGTGGGAATTTGATTGTTCCACACGTTATAAAATTTCCCGTGATGCTATAACGGGACCGCCCCGTTGCCTCTTATACAATATAGGTCGGTTAAAGTGTGAAAGATGCATGGAAAAACAAAATAAGTCCCAAGTCGTACATGTGTTCTTTCAAATTAAGTGTTTATCAAGCGTATACTAAAACGCATTTAATTGTTTTCTCATTTCCATCACACATCATGGGATTATGCTTACTGTGATGAGTAGATCATAAATGTACAATTTAGGTCAAACCTAATAGGAAGTCATCACATGGATTCTTTGGCAATCGAAAAGATCAAAAAACTCATATTCACTTTCTCTTTGTGAGAGATTGTGTCACTTTAAATGGAGTAGTAGGATATACCGACTACGACGACTATTTTTTTATGCAATTATTGTCGTTGAGGCAAAGCATGGCTCTAGTACTTTTTCTAGAACAACTCACACCTGTACAATCTACTTTTTATCTTACTCCATAGTCCATAGCAGAACTTAAACCCTCGACCTATAGGGAAAAGACACTATTTAACACACCAAAATACCAGTAGACTACTAGACTAAATACACTTTGATGTATGTTTCTATTATTAAGGGAGCGAAAGAAGTTATTTGGCTCCAAAGACTGGTGAAGGAATGGTATTGTTGGAATTCGTCCGTatacaattttaattttaaaaaatctAATTTTATGTATTATCAATTAATATCACATATTAATTATATAAAGCGGAGGCATGCATGATTAAAACCGACTTAGTTGTTTCAGTGATCCAATTGCAACCGTTAAAACAAAACACAACCATAGGGGGTTTTCAAAAAACTAACATTTGAAGAAAAACTGAAGCTTCACACCTTAAATCAACAAACAGGCATGCTAGTTGACTTTGTTGACGAATTGAATCAACTCCTTGATTCGTGTCTAAAAACCCAAATACCCGAACTCGTAATAACCCAAGAACTATTCATGAAAAACGAGAACTAATCGGAACTGGTTTAAAGCGGCGGCGCAGGGCCGCGTTGGCCGGTGGTGAAGTGGCGGCCGACGATGGAGTAGTCGCAGCGTGAGTCTAGCTGTGGGAGGCGGTGACGATCGGAGGTGGTGGTGTGTG
This is a stretch of genomic DNA from Helianthus annuus cultivar XRQ/B chromosome 16, HanXRQr2.0-SUNRISE, whole genome shotgun sequence. It encodes these proteins:
- the LOC110918117 gene encoding ras-related protein RABA3, with amino-acid sequence MNAEMNGGGVKAAVGDESIIDYVYKVVVIGDSAVGKTQVLSRFTRNEFCLDSKSTIGVEFQTRTLTIQSKVIKAQIWDTAGQERYRAVTSAYYRGALGAMLLYDITKRDSFDHVARWVEELRAHADNSIVIALIGNKVDLEDKRAVPSEDAVEFAENQGLYFFETSALTGDNVEAAFFKLLEEIYSVVSKKSLDHDARNGDSMILKGLKIDVNGGPDLEISEMKKLSSCSC